A single Marinitoga aeolica DNA region contains:
- a CDS encoding cation:proton antiporter subunit C produces MNLYFIYSYVIIFLGLFGLIVKKDLIIKLFFLSIFQSGILLFFVILGYGKNIPIIISNTLVNNADPLIHSFLLTVIVIGFATISLSLVYIMILAEKFKTHNVDVIEEELEK; encoded by the coding sequence ATGAATTTATATTTTATATATTCTTACGTTATTATTTTTTTAGGGTTATTTGGTTTAATAGTAAAGAAAGATTTGATAATAAAATTATTTTTCCTGAGTATATTTCAATCCGGTATATTATTATTTTTTGTTATATTAGGATATGGAAAAAATATACCAATAATTATATCTAATACTTTAGTTAATAATGCAGATCCTTTAATACATTCTTTTTTATTAACAGTTATTGTAATAGGATTTGCTACAATTTCTTTATCATTGGTGTATATTATGATATTAGCAGAAAAATTCAAAACTCATAATGTAGATGTAATTGAAGAGGAGCTAGAAAAATAA
- a CDS encoding complex I subunit 5 family protein: MAILLILFPVSMGILAYIFRNYHRYIGYLTYVFLMTLNTYLTFLGHEERIFPGGWDRLKGIEIYFPKEMYVLAFFFNIMMFIIYWRAARRHNNIFTSLWLIINGTLIGILTSEDFFNTYVHLELISISSFLLIGMGRKERRIWASLKYMFLSYIGLNFYLLGVGLIYAETGSLNLHIAFSKEPNPLAVSFIVTGLLVKSGMIFLAAWLPTAHSEASSEISAVLSGYIAPIGTYVLYSFCLYDGFYNEAKELLLLYGFFSLIIGGILAFFENDSKRILAYSTISQMGLAMIIIAEKKELFILFFTLHMLYKSLAFYNVGRIYEKTHYRDLNLLKTVEGYDVNKILAIFSVFGLSGIFPTQTFFIKEGIGIHGELKILLYISAFTTAFYSIKLISALKISKKYYYLILLIPAIPLLNYMPLHFTLFDLGISILALILAFFASKFKTIAFSVKLNYLENALIMQIFSIVFGYYIIKLL; encoded by the coding sequence ATGGCTATATTATTAATATTATTTCCGGTTTCCATGGGAATTTTAGCTTATATATTTAGAAATTATCATAGGTATATAGGATACCTAACTTACGTATTTTTAATGACTCTAAATACATATTTGACATTTTTGGGACATGAGGAAAGAATATTTCCTGGCGGTTGGGATAGATTAAAAGGTATAGAAATTTATTTTCCCAAAGAGATGTATGTATTAGCTTTTTTCTTTAATATAATGATGTTTATAATTTATTGGAGGGCTGCACGACGACATAATAATATTTTTACATCATTATGGTTAATAATAAATGGTACTTTAATAGGTATTTTGACTTCAGAAGATTTTTTCAATACATATGTTCATTTAGAATTAATATCTATATCTTCATTTTTGCTTATAGGAATGGGAAGAAAAGAAAGAAGAATTTGGGCAAGTTTAAAATACATGTTTTTAAGTTATATAGGGTTAAATTTTTATTTATTAGGAGTTGGACTTATTTATGCTGAAACTGGAAGTTTGAATTTACATATAGCTTTTTCAAAGGAGCCTAATCCGTTAGCTGTTTCTTTTATTGTAACAGGATTGTTAGTTAAAAGTGGTATGATTTTTTTAGCGGCCTGGCTTCCAACAGCTCATTCTGAAGCTTCTTCTGAAATTTCAGCAGTATTATCTGGCTACATAGCTCCTATAGGGACATATGTTTTATATTCATTTTGTTTATATGACGGTTTTTATAATGAAGCAAAAGAATTACTTTTATTGTATGGATTTTTTTCATTAATTATAGGTGGTATTTTAGCTTTTTTTGAAAATGATTCAAAAAGAATATTGGCCTACTCTACGATTTCTCAAATGGGATTAGCGATGATTATTATTGCAGAAAAAAAGGAGTTGTTTATTTTATTTTTTACATTACACATGTTATACAAATCTTTAGCTTTTTATAATGTTGGTCGAATATATGAAAAGACGCATTATAGAGATTTGAATTTATTGAAAACAGTGGAAGGTTATGATGTGAACAAAATTTTAGCGATATTTAGTGTTTTTGGATTATCTGGTATATTTCCTACTCAAACATTTTTTATAAAAGAAGGAATTGGCATACACGGTGAATTAAAAATATTATTATATATTTCTGCTTTTACAACGGCATTTTATTCGATAAAATTAATTTCTGCTTTGAAAATATCAAAAAAATATTATTATCTAATTTTGTTAATACCAGCGATTCCACTTTTAAATTATATGCCATTGCATTTTACCTTGTTTGATTTAGGTATTTCAATTTTAGCTTTGATTTTAGCATTTTTTGCTTCTAAATTTAAAACAATAGCTTTTTCAGTAAAATTAAATTATCTTGAGAATGCCCTTATTATGCAGATATTTTCCATAGTTTTTGGATATTATATAATTAAATTATTATAA
- a CDS encoding MnhB domain-containing protein, which yields MKKIILSLISLSTLFFLLYTEMPQKIIKNPNYNITVLQDNGSLNLVSAIVLDYRFYDTFFEILVFTVTIIGISYFMKFFQPSKYEFSKPSIVLRVFAPVMFPITLLLGFYNTLTGHLYPGGGFNSGIILGTGVLSLALIKRYEEIEEIFEKSRIEEIKVLIPLFIIIYAILGKVFFGEYFINFFPKFQPGTIFSGGSAVMLNSFIAFEVFGGSWTILYQFIKHRGLL from the coding sequence ATGAAAAAAATAATTTTATCATTAATATCTCTATCAACTCTTTTTTTTCTGTTGTATACAGAAATGCCACAAAAAATTATAAAAAATCCAAATTACAATATAACTGTTTTACAGGATAATGGTTCTTTGAATCTTGTATCGGCTATTGTTTTAGACTATAGATTTTATGATACTTTTTTTGAAATACTGGTTTTTACAGTTACTATAATAGGTATTTCTTACTTTATGAAATTTTTTCAACCATCTAAATATGAATTTTCAAAACCTTCTATTGTTTTAAGGGTTTTTGCACCAGTTATGTTCCCAATAACTTTATTATTAGGTTTTTATAACACACTCACAGGACATTTGTATCCTGGTGGTGGCTTTAATTCTGGAATTATCTTAGGGACTGGTGTATTGTCATTAGCCTTAATAAAAAGATATGAAGAAATTGAAGAAATTTTTGAAAAATCAAGAATCGAAGAAATAAAAGTATTGATTCCATTGTTTATTATAATATATGCAATATTAGGAAAAGTATTTTTTGGAGAATATTTTATCAATTTTTTCCCAAAATTTCAACCAGGAACAATTTTCAGTGGTGGAAGTGCTGTGATGCTGAATTCTTTTATTGCATTTGAGGTTTTTGGTGGTTCATGGACAATCCTTTATCAATTCATCAAACATAGGGGGTTACTTTAA
- a CDS encoding WD40 domain-containing protein, whose translation MKKIFLFLLLILFLFSSTFAALMKSIDGNTVKVEVIEIKDDNVKVKVFNQILTVQKENIMYISFDEKTTADYGVIVDDKIFSGKLTSYSSTTANIQMNIGEFILNDVSKLKFVNFLHPEVPDIKWFREEQPQNFDITLGDNYTEIKGNIFEAKENQLFLNIPVLGQGVLNLNVIKSISYPRYEFKEPYVLKLYNGYEFKYVNFLKKVNDYYFFDLGYGTLSLLNSSIFGFSGGMENPQEKYTYFILKNGMKFFGDITGSDENNLDVTSIFGEHKISKDSILTFAKIPTDKIMLVVSKDEVIYGDYKKENRKISFNPYNNGKIDMILINSNKENESVVSTPLKNWELETNVVNKSLALSNYNLMAYGNDKMVIIVSVGSNDGFGSYNHDAKVTSLAFDDESQLLYSGDEKGILNVYNLITKKVDYMFDFKSKITYLVSKNKVLYVALENGKLYTITGVESKELADLKQEITKVSVNDRAIYVSMKDGTVSKIDKFNGKNIWNVKFDGSITDILLLKNDKYLIASQLNGKISILNIENGSVLTSFQSFEGVYSILPSLLKKYFIVAGKNGKIEIWNSVNLNKVSEFNLEKNISYALVDNTGDVIFLLNNNSIVSMKLFEYK comes from the coding sequence ATGAAAAAAATTTTTCTTTTTCTTTTATTAATATTATTCTTATTTTCCTCAACATTTGCTGCTTTAATGAAATCTATAGATGGTAATACTGTTAAAGTAGAAGTTATTGAAATTAAGGATGATAATGTTAAGGTAAAAGTATTTAATCAGATATTAACAGTTCAAAAGGAAAATATAATGTATATTTCTTTCGATGAGAAAACCACAGCAGATTATGGAGTTATAGTAGATGATAAAATTTTTTCCGGAAAACTGACATCGTATTCTTCAACAACTGCAAATATTCAGATGAATATTGGTGAATTTATTTTGAATGATGTTTCAAAATTGAAATTTGTAAATTTTTTACATCCTGAGGTTCCAGACATAAAATGGTTTAGAGAAGAACAACCGCAAAATTTTGATATAACGTTAGGAGATAATTATACTGAAATTAAAGGAAATATATTTGAAGCTAAAGAAAATCAGTTATTTCTAAATATTCCAGTATTGGGTCAAGGAGTTTTAAATCTAAATGTTATAAAAAGTATATCTTATCCAAGATATGAATTTAAAGAACCATATGTACTAAAATTATATAATGGATATGAATTTAAATATGTAAATTTCTTAAAAAAAGTAAATGATTATTATTTCTTTGATCTAGGATATGGGACCTTAAGTTTATTAAATTCTTCTATTTTTGGTTTTTCAGGAGGTATGGAAAATCCTCAGGAGAAATATACATATTTCATTTTAAAAAATGGTATGAAGTTTTTTGGAGATATAACAGGTAGTGATGAAAACAATTTAGATGTAACCAGCATATTCGGAGAACATAAAATTTCGAAGGATTCCATTTTAACCTTTGCGAAAATACCAACTGATAAAATAATGCTTGTTGTATCGAAAGATGAAGTTATATATGGAGATTATAAGAAAGAAAATAGAAAAATTTCTTTTAATCCATATAATAATGGAAAAATTGATATGATATTAATTAATTCTAATAAAGAAAATGAAAGTGTAGTTTCAACTCCTTTGAAAAATTGGGAATTAGAAACAAATGTTGTTAATAAATCATTAGCTCTGAGCAATTATAATTTAATGGCATATGGAAATGATAAAATGGTTATAATAGTTTCTGTTGGGTCTAATGACGGATTTGGTAGTTATAATCATGATGCTAAAGTTACTTCTCTGGCATTTGATGATGAAAGTCAATTGTTGTATTCTGGAGATGAAAAAGGTATTTTAAATGTTTATAATTTAATTACTAAAAAAGTGGATTATATGTTTGATTTTAAAAGCAAAATAACTTATTTAGTTTCAAAGAATAAAGTTTTATATGTAGCACTTGAAAATGGAAAACTATATACAATAACAGGTGTTGAAAGTAAAGAATTAGCTGATTTAAAACAGGAAATAACAAAAGTTAGTGTAAATGATAGAGCAATCTATGTTTCTATGAAGGATGGTACAGTATCTAAAATTGATAAATTTAACGGGAAAAACATCTGGAATGTGAAATTCGATGGTTCTATTACAGATATTTTATTATTAAAGAATGATAAATACTTGATAGCCTCTCAGCTCAATGGAAAAATTTCAATTTTAAATATTGAGAATGGAAGCGTTTTGACTTCGTTTCAATCATTTGAAGGAGTTTATAGTATTTTACCATCATTGTTGAAAAAATATTTTATAGTAGCAGGGAAAAATGGAAAAATTGAGATATGGAATAGCGTTAATTTAAATAAAGTTTCAGAGTTTAATTTAGAAAAGAATATCTCTTATGCATTAGTAGATAATACTGGAGATGTGATTTTCTTATTAAATAATAATTCTATTGTATCTATGAAACTATTTGAATATAAATAA